The Juglans regia cultivar Chandler chromosome 11, Walnut 2.0, whole genome shotgun sequence genome contains the following window.
tttatttgtaatttatcaAAGCTAATTtgtcatattttactatttaaaatatgatgtcATGCATTCCTAAATTgatataaaacaataattattttcgtaaCCTTTTTGCATTATAAAAAGCATTCATGACTGTATAACTGAGAAATTGACAATCATGAAGTTCTCAAGTGCTAAATCTTAGGATTAAAGTCCCCTCAAATTCGTGTCCGAAGCAATTGCAATATAAAGTATGCCAATTTGTTCATAGAGAAAATCTTTCCACCGGTTGGTCTGATATCCCTCAAATAATGGGTATTTGCCACATAGCTTTTCCATTTCACATTTAATATCCAAGCATACAGCTGATAACCACCAGTAACCATTTCCCTTCCCCTCTTCCACCAAAGCCCCCTACCCTCCACCTCTCTTGTGTGACCCCCTCCTCTCTCATAACCAAATGTTGGTGACCTCCATTAACCCCGAGCCGCATTGAGCACCGATAGGTTGCATTTCACACTTCTGTTTTAAAATTGAGGAATTTTTCAAGGTCTGGCAGcagcattttaaaaaaaaaattattcacccACAAATCCAACACCTTAATGTGGATATAGTCTCATTGGTGCAAGACAATGTATTAAGAAATATCAAGCAAGCAACACTATATTTCACAAAAATTCGAGCACATTGGTGAAGATCCTAAAACTTTTAATAGCATGAAAGAATAGCTATGTTCAAGTTTTCGGCCTCATATTATGGCTATGATTCATGGTCACTTATAGGATGATCTGAGACATTGCCCTCAAATTATTTATCCTCACAATCAGGTCATTCAGTTCGAAGGGGAtttgattgagttttgctaGAATTTTCACTTTCAAGACGGTCTTGTAATTTCTCTTGCGAATTTAACTCCATTCATTAAAAAGGTGAGCTCTGCTCAACTTTCCTTTTTTCAAATGCTAAGCATTGTCGGAGAAATTGCTccaattcccacacaaaatcaATGGCTCCTCCAATAATAGAAGCTTGATCTCCCTACAAATTATTGTCACAAGTACTTATGCATAAGATAATGAAGAAACGTAAAATGTAGTCtttgtttgattatattttatacaattcaATACCCTTCTTACATATGAGCCAGGTATTAGGGACCTCAACACGCGAAGATGTTCATTCATTTGCTTCCTTATGTTCTTTTATTAGTGATACGAGTCATCCTCTGGCTCTCCATTTCCTCACTCATCTTGATtgttctttgtatttttctcttattctttgTTTCAGGTGTAGGTTTTTTTGTAGATCTTCACCCAGAATCAGAACTGCACGCACCAAGGTATTTCTGAGATGAAACATAAATTAATTGACCTCAACATGCGAAGATGTTCATTCATTTGCTTTCTTATGTTCTTTCGTTAGCGATATGAGTCATCCTCTGGCTCTCCACTTACTTATTCGTCTTGATTGTTCTTTGtagttctcttattttttacttcAAGTGTAGGATTTTTTCGTAGATCTTCACCCAGAATCAGAACTGCACGCACCAAGATATTTCCGAGATGAAACATAAATTTTGAGTCTCTTGGAGACTTGCAAATATGtagaattttcataattaaaaaaaataaaaggtggaAGTAGAATTGAGAAGCTGGCCTTCTATTAGGTGGGCCGCCCACCTTAACAAGAAATCGCAGCAGTAACAAATCGCTGCTCTGATGAAGCCAGCGACAGAGGGGAAGTACACGGATTACCTCCTTACTCCCCCCCGCAGCCGGGGGGAGGGGTAAGGGGGGGTATTCTCGAAGATGTCCCCTCTCCCTTATTTACTGACTGGTTCCTCTAACCGACACATGTGCTCCCCGCGGCACCGAAGTTCCGTGCGCGGGCCCTCGCGCTACTTCCGAGCCTAGGCCGCCACTCAATTCTCCTAAAGTCACCCTTAATGCCCCCAAACTGGGTCACAAGCCCGCGTTGCCAGACTCGGCAATGAATTAAGTTTAACTATCTCTATATGAAGAGCaatatattctaatttctttccgATGTGGGATTCGTTTGCAATGGCTGAGGGCCGAGAGGAGGAAGCCTCTGGTGCTCTATTCCACCAAATTCCTTATCCATTCCATACGTTCGGCGCGACTGGACGAAGGAGACTGAGGCTTGAGCCAGCCACTGAGGATGACGGAACTAATTCTAAAGAAAAACCTAATGGTGATTTTGTAAGATTGAACTATTTTTTGTGCCATTTTCATCGGGATTTGGCATTAGGACgatcaaagaaaatgaatgcATCGGCATGGGGCACTCCAGTTTTCGTTCCATTAACGTGGGGGGATCTATTCTTTGGGAATTTTACTTCTAATCatgggatttattttttaatacctTCTTTTCACCATAGGTTCCGAATGTGAAGTGGGAATATGTCGGTGGGCTTCTGCAGGAGAGAATTGTGATACGCAAGTACCGGAGAAGAAGGTAGGAGCTTCTGGTATGTTTGCCTATTCAGCAATTGAGACTGAGTCAAACTTTCGTAACATATTTGAAACTGATATATTGGATCATGTTAGTTTGTGGGGATCATTCGCAAGCAGATGATGAGCACTTTTTTTTGCTCCCTCAATTAGATTTATAAGTTCTCATACTTGAGTGAAAAAGGTTACTCGGTAGTAGAAATCTCTACAATACTGACCCGTATAGCTAAGTGGTACCTCTCCCTTTGCAGCCTACCTCAACAATtgattaaaataagagaaataatatttacagtcgtgactGCGTAAGCGCCGTacaatcgctttaaaaaaagtaaataaatacgggattcacgtgaaaataaattaattttttaatagtggactttaccttttttcaaaatgactatacgGTACTTGTACACTCTACGactgtacgtaacattactcttaaaagaaattaatacaGGCTATTGAatgtctaataaaaaaaaattatgagctCTGGCTCATATGGAACTTTCTGCACCCATAAGAGTACCCCTAAGGTCATGAATTCAACACCCATCGGGCATATGTGTAATTTacgggaaaaataaaaataaaaagacaaaaagagaaTATTTGATCAGAAGAGGATTATGGATTAGTCTATCGATTGGAATGATGATGAATAAGTTCTGAACAACTTCCTGGGAAAAAGGTTTAGAAAACTTTCGGAGAAGccttttttttaccttttcatTTAGTTTTCTTGACTGAAAATATCTCCCCGGTTAATGAGAATAACAGAAGACCACATTGAATGTTTATAACTAGTATTTCCTATCAAATATCATCTATGCGTTTTGCTGGAATATAAAACTTCAATATCTTAGACTGATAATCAAATTATGTTGAGATGTGGCTTGAATCGTGTTGAAATAGTGACTCTACagattgttcgctcgagcggtgtCTCTGCCCTTCGAGCGAAGCCTCAACCAGTGAGTTCGCTCATCAATTGCTCGATAGTCAGCTCGAGCTGAACACAACTCGTGAGTTCGCTCGATACCCGCTCGACAGTCAGCTTGACACCCACTCGACAGTCAGCTCGAGCGAGATGCCAACTCTAACATTCACTTGAGCGAATGTTCTTTTTAAGAGCTCCACACCGTTTCAGTTTAAATACAAAttgttttaattgtatttttactttttggcATTTGAGGCAGCTGTATATTTACAGTAGAGAGAGTTGTCCTCTTGTGAGAATCTCAAAGTTCGTTATGTGTATTGAGGCTTCGgaattgataattttgtgattgatctcTTGTACTCCACCTATGTTGATAGTGAATTTATTGATACCGACCCTGCCAGTGGACGTAAGCTGACATTGcgtcgaaccacttaaatcttaaTATTATGTGTGTGATTGccgtattttcttttatttgcttcCACTATTTCACTTTAACTTAACTTTTGATAATGAGTTAATCCTAACAAATTATATACAAGTACATGACTTATCAAAGAAAGTCATGCGTTTGCATGAGACTGATATGTTTCAAGATTTTGATTAGCGTGTAAATGTTTTAGCATCTGCTGCTTGGTTTTCCatctaaaccataaaaaaaGGTTGTAAAACCAGTTTCTGGAATTCAATGTTTGAATGCTTTTGCCATAACTTATCAGGTTTTAGAAGAGCTTTCTCCTTCCATCTCCATAGTTGACCTTGAGAGTTTGAAGGTGCCTCGAAATGAATTCCTTATAAATCGATATTGTAAGAGGTTTGTATTGCATGCATATGATCACGGTGAAAGGGCTACCTCAATTTTCTCTTCATTTGCTTATGTTTTTGCaataatatattgtgtttatgcTTGTTTGTCTCTTGGATTTGTTTCTTGATTTTGATcattagtgtattttaattttaatttttttaaatatttaaaaataaagagaacATCATCCTTTCGTACAATATATGCACGCTTGTGTACTCGTGTCTTTTGTGATCCATTAAAGATGCGGCCCAAGTAAGACTtgttatatatctatatagagTTTTGTTACACAACCTCTATCATACTgtacatttcataattttttaatattttttaaattttgtttttagtttattttttttaaattatttcaaaattttttatttattattcatataataaatatttgataaaagaaaaataataataattaaaaaaatatagaatgtaAAGTATGAAGAGGttgtaaaaatttattcatatatatatatatatatattcgtgtGAGTTATATACCTTATCCAGGCATATTCTCTCTTTTAGCTTGGAGGATATTCTTCAAGCCCTTCTCAAAAGATTAAGCATGGGGGATCATCTTCAAAATGGGCTCCACCCATTACTTTTTcattgatgaaaattttgttagTGGATAATAATCATGAATTTCAAGGATCACGCGAcaataaaacattaattagACCTCAATTACCTCCCTAAATCAGTAATTATATCAATGCAATCTTTGatatcttgaaaatattacaatGCACGTGGCACACTAGGTGAATTGCTTTAAATAGATTGCCACTTAAATGCATTGCCACGTTGGAATCTACTATTTAATAAGTCTTAATTAAATACATCCTTTTGCctattttgtcttctttttgtttttgttttttttttttgctataatatttaaataaataggaATGCGGTGTTTCGGTCTAACACACATGACGTTATAGCGAATATATATTTACTCTATAATAAAGAGAGAGTTTAAGTTGTAGTTTGGTTTCAAAATTGAGATGAACTCACTTTATATGAAGAGATACTCTCCTATCCAAACGCTTTGTTTCACTATATGAAATTGAAAACCATCTCACTTCACTAATGATAAATGGTCTGTCATCCTGAAGCTTTTGCAGATGAAAGGACAACGGGAGTGAGACCACACAGCTCCAACCTCTGGGTTTTTCGAACCCCTTCCCCTCACTGGAACCATTAACACACCTCACATCCCTCCGTCTTGGTGCAATGCCATGGATTGGACCACCGCGCATGGATGCTCGCAATGGTGGAGTCCACTAAGCGGGCAAGAAGCTTGCCTGCTGTGATGAGGTGAGAAAATGATCGTGGTAGCTAGTAAGCATGTTGTGAACGAGGGAGTGTGGTGAGATGGTGTGACGAGGGCCTTCCATGGTTGAGGTGTGCCTTGGCCACTTCGTGGGCGAAAAGTTCATGGCCGAGGGAGTGTGGTGAGATGGTGTGACAAGGGCCTTCCATGGTTGAGGTGTGCCTTGGCCACTTCGTGGGCGAAAAGCTCATGGCCGAGGGAGGGTGGCGAGATCCTCCATCCTTGGGCGAGAAGCTCGTGGCCGAGCAACTATCGTTGCCCATCACAGAACTGGGTCGAGGAGGCTTCCTATCACACCAAGGAGCTTGTGGTGAGGTCCATGGCCGAGCAACTCGTTCCGTTGTTGGGATCTGGAGTTCGTTTTTGTGTGACCAGTGGGGAAGGTCCCACCAGCATTTTCTGTTGTCGGTGATAGAAAATGCCAGCATGTCTAGTTGTGGCCCCTAGTAGCCTCAGCTAGCTGTGGGAAGCTGGTGGTGACTGCATGGCTTAAGAAGCCTGAGTTGTCGAAGGACACCTTGCTAATGACAAAAATAGCCGGTCATCCTGGTGTTGGCAGTGGTGGCCCTGCCTACCCACTTACGCCACAGGGAGGGGACCTTTTGGGTGCATGGCAATGTGCACCCACTGCAAGCCGTGAGCCTCACGGATGCACTCTATTTTCATGGCCACCACGACGAGCACGACCTCCATGGGTCAGTGACCATTCTTGCTGCGACAAAAGGCATTGAGCTCACAGGCTGCCGGTAGCCACATTGGGCTCACGGTTGGAGGTCGTGAGCCACATGGGTGCACGTTACGTGCACTTGTATTccactgtgcatgccatgcacagtGGGTGCATGTGCTACATGCACAGTGCAAaagttaatttatgaattactattatttatttgtgggactcacatctatcaaattatttattataaatactaTGCAATAATTGGTGGGACTCATatctatcaaattttcaaaaagttaaaatcatctcatctcacttcctaaccaaaacatacaaaatttttcaaaaccatctcatctcatcccaactTAACAATCTTACTACCATttataaaccatctcaattcatctaatctcatctcactatccaatgACTTATTTTATCAAGGAATTGATCCACTGTTTTTagatatctttttaattttattattattatgcacTCTTTTAACAACTCAGGTACTTGCTAGGTAATTGTATCATGGAATGGACTGGCAATATCATCATTTGCAACGGCTTCTAAAATTCTGAAGGGTGAGGAGGAGGGGACCAAATTCTACTTCCCTGTTGTTGGCTGTGATGTAAGATTTTACTACTTTTGGCTTAACTTTAGGGACATTTCCttataaaatactttaattatttgGAGGAACGTGCTGAGAGTTTTTGTCATAAGATATCGCATCCCTATCCAACAAGTGCAAAATGCATACCCAATAACTTATCTTTAAGGCCAGACAACACCTACTAAATTGGAAACACAAAAGCTGGCAACTATGACATGCATCAAATTTGAAGTCAAGATTTTACAAGTTTCCTACCCCATATTTAATATTTAGGTCAAATGAATTTATCCTTAATCTatttaatttcatatcaaattataagaatgatagtacaaaatattaaaattattaattgtacACGTTATGCgtatattttcctatttttgttatgattttttttttatattaaacagAGTGTATTGTATCCAATCAATCCATCCACTCCGAATAATGAAATGGGTCAAACGAAACACGTCGAGTCAAgtaggaaaataattaaaaagatctATAACATTTCTTACCATATACCATTCTTGTTTAGAAAATTTGTGATTCCAAATATAGTTAGTGACTTGAAACTTTCATGTAAAGAAAATGTCTCGATTTGGATTTAGAGttaaatctcatctcattttgttattatattttttataaattttcacacaaattacaataaataattcaattttttcaaattataaaataataataatattaaaaaataatattttattcaattttcaactttatctcatctcaacttactatccaaacctaaccttagCATGCTAATCTTATGCAAtccctttaaaaagaaaaaggcagacCTTAAAGATTAAGATTccggccttgtttggttacatagatgagatgagaaaaaagttaaaaatttcataaaatattatttttattttaaaatttgaaaaaattaaattattttttatttgagagtttgaaaaaattataataattaaattagataagatggtttataaaaacaaatcaaacctCAATCTGAAGCTAGTGAAACTTTTTTGCCGcaactttaagaaaatatactaAACTGTTTCTATTtaccaggaaaaagaaaagaaaaaaaaaagcaatactATAATGGAAACAGATCTTCTTGTGAAGGAAGTTAAAAGGATTAAAATCttcattacaaatttaattgtaatttatcaaaactaatttgtcatattttactattttaaatatgatgTCATGTATTCCTAAATTgatataaaacaataattatcTTCATAACCTTTTtgtattataaaaaacaatcaTGACTGTGTTACTGACAAATTGACAATCATGAAGTTCTCACAAAGGATTAGTCCCCACAAATTCATGTCCGAAGCAATTGCAAacaaataatgatatatacacgatgcattttataatatatttcacaatatatattttaaagtgatggtatttttataaaatgatgttacttttataaaatattttacaaaaatatccttcattttaaaatataattgtataatgTTTTGTGAAAACTAATGTgtatcattttaatttcaaaaaacttAATACTTATGTTATTCTTGGGAGGATTCAAAGCATCaccaatttaaataaataaaacaaaaaagatcaaTTACGATAAAATATGTAGaattttgataagttaaaaaaaaaagtgaaagtaGAATTGAGATCGCAGATCACCTCACTAACCAAACAATGACTTGAGAAATAGAGATTTTTATAATACAATCATGCTGGGGTTAAGCTAAGATACTCCATGACAATTCAGAAAAATAGGCTCTATGCCATAAAAATCAGTCGGGAACTTCATTTGGAATCGACAAACTATAGCACAGCACAATACTGAGTTTTTATCATAAGATATCGCATCCCTATCCAACTAGTGCAAAATGCATACCCAATAACTTATCTTTAAGGCCAGACAACACCTACTAAATTGGAAACACCAAAGCTGGCAACTATGACATGCATCAAATTTGAAGTCAAGATTTTACAAAGTTTCCCAACCCACATACCCTTCTAAGATTGAATTCTAACATCCAAAAGATCCGTCTTCTCCGTATACACATTCAGCAGTTCAGGAACACCATCTTGAAATTTGATCACAAACTTATCCAGGAAGCACCTCTCGCCAGGTAGTATGAAAGTCGACAGGGACATATCATTCTTAACCAAACCCTTGGCTATCAAAATCTGAATAACTGAACATCTAGGTATAATCCTCTTCTCCAAGCTGAAAAATAGAACTGTAGGATTTCTAGCAATGTCTGTTAATGAACTCCCCATTTTGTTCACAAAGAAGTCCATTGCTTTTGTGATCTTCTTATCTGATAAAAGCATACAATTTGGATGCCTTTTAAAGGCTAAGAGAGCAACGTCTTTTGACCAACCCCATCTCTTATAAAGCTCCAACTTCGATTCCAACTTTGCTCTACTCATCCTCAATAACACTTGGATTGCATGAACGAAAACCGTTTTGGAGGGATCATATCCCATTTCCTTCACCTCGTGGATAGCCTCAGCAAACCTAGTATGCTTAACAAACGCTGTAGAAGGAAAATTAGTTACCAAGAAAGAGATTGTGGATTGAGGCACTCCAACTTGCCTCAAAAGTGCTATATTGGGAACCATATTATGTATACAAACAACCCATGGTGAGCGCTTGAAAACGGTAACAACTTTCTCGTCAAGAATAAGTACACTCTTGAGAAAATCATAACAGGGTATAAGATGTTTCTCCAAGCTCCTTCTTAACAGAGAAGGGTTTGAAGAGAGGATCCTAGAGAGGTCGGAGCTTGAAACCCCCATAGAACGGAAAAACTCAATCTTGGGCAATAGGGTCTTTTTGTTACGGGCTATAGTAAGTGATGTTTAAGCTTTGCATGAACAAGGGTTGAGGACTTGCTGAGATTGAAGTCCCGATTCGCAGTGAAGAAATGATCAAAACGCAGAGTTTTGTTTAAGTGTCAGTTGGTTTGTTTAACTGTCTGTTAGCATGTCGTTTAGTGTTAAGATGGAATAATTAGAACGATGTCGTTCTTGTACTGTCGTTTGGATTAAATGGTGCAGTTTTCCTAACAGCGCATGTAACCGAAACcctttttctctataaatagtagcCGTAAGTTGGGAAAGAGGCCAACTTCGGCATTCAAGGGAACTcgacctctctctctgtttctatcactctatctctttctctctatatCTCCTCTTTCCTAGCGTAACTCCATTGAATCTTTGGAGGCTAGTAACCTCAGTTCACGACATTTTCTCTTAGAATCTTCAAGGCTCATTACACTTTTCAGGACTAGATAAAAGC
Protein-coding sequences here:
- the LOC109008247 gene encoding uncharacterized protein LOC109008247, giving the protein MWDSFAMAEGREEEASGALFHQIPYPFHTFGATGRRRLRLEPATEDDGTNSKEKPNGSECEVGICRWASAGENCDTQVPEKKVGASVTLQIVRSSGISATRVKPQPMSSLINCSIVSSS